The following are encoded together in the Triticum dicoccoides isolate Atlit2015 ecotype Zavitan chromosome 6B, WEW_v2.0, whole genome shotgun sequence genome:
- the LOC119321420 gene encoding uncharacterized protein LOC119321420: MRCPLICNWAVEFHLPHRVYRQFGLFQPHPPDGVDTDKALHRLDRRRQRKIKDWAKHHSAYVTRFQLCVEQARSTTRAPLRDHNSLAFDNYVRWFIGTTRVEICPPAYNEDILEEPVNFEDLAKGKYNRDVRLGQGVPVVPVINYVRTEIKKAADESQSILEKTPVGTGNDDGSLRAFLKVHIAFTMRASLCCEV, encoded by the exons atgcggtgcccactaatatgcaactgggcggttgagtttcatttgccgcATCGCGTGTATCGTCAGTTTGGTCTTTTCCAGCCTCACCCGCCGGATGGGGTGGACACGGAtaaagcacttcatag GTTGGATAGGAGAAGGCAACGGAAGATAAAGGACTGGGCCAAGCATCATTCTGCGTATGTTACCCGCTTCCAGCTTTGTGTGGAGCAAGCTCGTAGCACTACACGCGCCCCGCTTCGTGACCACAACTCACTTGCTTTTGATAACTACGTACGATGGTTTATTGGAActactcgagttgagatatgcccgccggcatataatgaggatattcttgaagaacccgtaaactttgaggatctagcaaaggggaagtacaacagagatgtcagGCTAGGGCAAGGAGTCCCTGTtgttccggtgattaactatgtg cgcaccgagatcaagaaagcagctgatgagagccagtctattctggagaagacaccggttggaactggcaatgatgatggttcactacgagcattcctcaaggtacataTCGCATTCACTATGAGAGCCAGTCTATGTTGCGAAGTTTGA